The Leishmania braziliensis MHOM/BR/75/M2904 complete genome, chromosome 24 DNA window TTGTGACGCCATAGCAGTCCAGCACGTCAACGGCTGAGGCTTGGCGGtttcggtgctgctgctgggcaccGTTCTGCCGCTGAGGCGACCGGGAAGCACCTCCCTGGGGCTGTAGTGATAGAGATGGAAGGCGCAAAGACCGGAGCTCAtcatcggcagcgctgtccaTGTCACTTGTCTCGACGACACTGCCGTCACCGCAACCGTTCGCGTCAGCCTCCTGGTTGCCATCGCCGGTGCTGGTGGAGCCCATCGAGTGCTCTTCCCGCACCCCAGCCGAGGAGTGCGCCATCAGGCTGCTGCTAAAGCTCGCGTTCCCACTTCTCCTGGACGAGCTGCCGTGAtgcacagaggagaagagggcacgCAGGCCGCACGCCTGCTTTGCAATAAGCTTGTTGCCCAGCGTCGTCTTCCCCAGGCGATCCAGTGAGCTATGTTGCAGCTGGcggctcagcagctgcagcacccggtgcatcgcgtgctgctggcgaagCCGCGTTTCGAAGTGCGGACACTGCTGTGCCAACCGCTCCGCTAAGcgcctcagcagcggctcgaagagggccgcgccgccgtgcctGTCATCGTTTGCCTTCCCCACAGCGCTCACGCCGCGACGCCgctccagcgccacctccaccgaGAGCAGGGTGTAGATGGTGCTGCACAGCTCCCAGCGCCCCACGGCGCGCTCCACCAAGAAGTTggccagctccgcctccgctgaGTCATACCGCACCGCCTGCACGAGCTGAAAGGCGAGGTGGCACAGCCGCCCATCGCTCTCTttgcgcagcaggcgcacggCGTACTggcgcaccggcgccacATGGTCAAAGTAGAAGCTGAGGCACGCCAGTACATCCGCAAAGGCTGGTCTCGCCCACTGATGGATGAGGGCAcaggcggcgcgccgctcGCTGGAGTGGGTGTTGGCCCAGTCGACGCACCGCATGAATGGCAGGAAGTATTTGCCGTCGCGGCATATGAAGTGACGGTACTTCCACAGTAAGCGCGTCTCCTCCAGCCGCCCACCGCCGACACCTCCGGCGCCGGCACCTGCCATTATGGCCCCGGTGCCTTTGTCTAGTTGAATTGGCGGACGCCGCAAGAGGCTGGCGAGCTGGTGGCGCTCCTTCGGCCCGGGAGGGGCGCTGCTGTCGGTCAGCAGGTACTGCGTCTTGGACGTGATGGCTGCCTTAGCCTCGCAGAGGTTGTGCTCCTTGAAGAAGGTGTACTGATCAGGAAAGGGACGCTGAGTGACGCCGCAGACGTTGTCTGCAGTGTCGCCGCGCTGTAGCAGGATCTGCATGTCGTCGGACACGCGTGCCACGGCAGGCTCGAAGAacacggcggtggtggccgctGGAAGGTACAGCGTCAATATCGCTGCCGGGGTGTCGCCAGGGTCTTTAGCTGACTGTGAACTTCCCCTGCGGATGGCGGCGTTGCCGTTCCGTGCATGCACAGCCTCCAGTTGCTGGATGGACAACGTGTCCAGCCATGGAATGGGTGGTATCATGCCGCGGTGAAAGTCATCTAGAAGCCCAGAGGCGTGCGTAGAAGTGCTCCACACCTGCTGGTTGCTTGGCGTCGCGCCGCATGGGCTTAGCGTCAGCTGCCGTTGGCCCACGCACAGTTCTCCTGCCACAGAGTAGACGTGAAAGGCGGCCACTGCGATACGCGTATCCGTATGCCAGAGATGCAGCTCGCAGCGAGCATCGAGTGGCACATCACACAGCTCTAGCGGAAAGATAAGCCACTCATCGGCAAACGTGTAAATCACCTCCATCTcctcgtgtgtgtctgtgttgCCGTCGACAGGGAATGACAACGGCAGCGGGGTTGCAGCAGACGCGTACACGGCCGCTGACTCCACGACAGGGCTCAGTGGCTCATCCATGTAGACGAGTTGGGCAGTTATCTGGACAGGGTAGTGGGGGAGCATGTGCGTCACCTTGCTCACCGAGCCTGTGCGGGGCAGGGAGGGCGACAAGAAGGAACTCATCAACCGCAACGAGCACAAGCGCAGTCGATAGAGGTACTCGGCCGCTGCGTAGTCCTGTGCGGTGCGAAACGGTGCGTCGTAGCGTACCCACTGCAGATCATCGCCTATGCGAGGCTGCCGCAGGACACTCGCAATCAACGCCACACTTGTCGATGTCATGGGGAACGCGTGTAGAGGTGGTAAGCAAGAGAGGTAAGTGGACCCAGCGCTGCTACGACAAAGCGATGAAAGAAAGCTGAGCGATGCAAGGGTAGGAGCCGCGCAAggtgggagaagggagaTAAGTGAACTTCGTGCACCAAtaagcgaaaagagagaagaaatggCGTATCGTGAGGGATGTCAGACAGCGCGCGTGCGTAGGAGAAGCGTTGCTGCGGGGACTTGCGTAGCCATGGTGGTGCGCGTcgaggcagcgaggacgTAGTCGTCCGTTACGGAGAGTGTGCACTCTCACGGAACACTAATCGTTCTTCAAACGACCTGTGAGAGCTTAGCTGCGTGTAGCCAGGgatgggagggaggggtggcgcTTGAAGACGAGAAAGGATACcggcggaagaggagagagggatgaggaGTTGGAAGGGTGCGAGGAAGAACGTCCGAAATATACCGTGAGCGGAATAAACGGAGCTGCAGACGAAGAGGACGGTTGGCGGCCTAAACAGGGGCGCCAACATGAGGCGGCCGCAGCCTACCCCATCGCTGGGCCGTCCCATGTACACCAAAGGCACCGCCAGGGTCATCAGAGGCAGCGATGTCTGCGCACGCCATTGCTGCTTCTTACGGAGACAACCGTTATTTATTAGGTGCcttgggggagagagggggggggggggcggcggcctgGGCGTCGCCTATGCGCGTGTGAGTTTTTACACAGCAAAGCAAAAGGTCGGAGAAAGGCGAGAGGGCGATGGTGAACGGCGGATGCACGCGGTGTGCATAAAGCCGCGTGCATCCGCGCAAGAACAGACATCCGCAGCAGAGGCAACCACCAAATGTTATGGGCACCACCGGTAGTCAGGCTTCAAAGATGTCATacacagcagcgcatgaGCCCCTCTTCTAGTCGACTCAGTAGCCGGTCTCCTGCACGAGCGACTTGTACGTGGCGGCCACCGCACCCCGGTGGTCCCGCGCCGGCTGCATGGAGCCTCGCTGCGCGTCTTCGCTCGCCGACTCCCCGACGTTGGCTGCTCGAGCGACAGGCGGATCAATCTCCAGCATGCTGTACAGCTCGTTGCGCGCAGCccgcgtgcgtgtggcgtCGTTGCTGTCCCACTGCACGAGCATGAGATGTTCCATTGCGCGCCTGCATCCCTCCAGTGGGAGGCCCGCTGGGGCGAACGCCCCGGAAGTCAACACAAGCAGTGATGCATAAAGGTCTGTGGCCACCTTGGCCCGCACCTTGGGGTAACGGCTGGCAATCATTGTCAGCGCAAGCGTCCACGCACTGCGCCGCACCTCGACGTCAGGGCTGCGGCACACGTTCGTCAGCAGAGGCACCATTGCCAGAAGCACCATGATGTTCAGCGCAAAGTGCTTCAGCTCCTTTCGCAGCATCTCCAGCActgcgcggtgctgctcgacagcAAAGACCCCCTCGTTGATGAGCAGGTCAAGCACACGGCTGGCCGGCTTCAGCATGCGCTCCTCGTGCTCGTGGGCTACAAGGACGGTCATGagacacgcagagaggcgctgcggcaagGCGTCTGAGACGTCAGCCGTAGTCGTATGGTCACCATGGAAAGCgctgagcagcgccgctgcagctgtccTGCGCACGTGCTCGGAGAGGTCACCCGCAGAGACGACGAGACCCTCCATCGCGGCGTGGGCGAGGCTTACAGGGCAGTGCGTCAGCACGAACGGACCAATGCAGCTGATGACCTGCTGTGTATTATGCCAGGCGAGGAGCTCGCTTCGGTCTCCATCAGCGCCGCTCTCTTCGCCGCCACGACGAGTCACCAAGTGCCGAAGGTGCGCACGGAGCAGCGATACCTCTGCCTTGATACTGAGTTCATAGTCGCTCAGACCCTCATCTTTGCCATTCCCCTCGGCCCCAAACGCATTGTCGCACGGCTTGTCCAGCAACAAGCGCGCCAGTACACCTCCTGCCACGGCCCGTACTCGGTCGAGCTTCTCCAAGACGCATCGCACCACGCCTTGCAACACACGTAGTTCCGTAGCCGCCGTGCAGAGTCGgactgccgcagcagccgtgaGGCCGTACGTCAGCAAAGAGGGAAGTCCTTCAAGCACTGCCAGCCGCACAAACGAACCGACGTCACCGCGCTTATCCGTCGCGTAGTCCTGCAGCGCTTGCAACACCGTGCCCTCCATCACGGCGGTGTACCATGACGGCGTCACGGTTGGCGCGGCGGGGTCTATGCGGACAACCACCCGCGCGAGGGAGCGAGCCGCGTTGCGGCGCGCATGAGCGTCCGCCAGCTCCGGGTTCTTTAGGTCCTCAGGACTCAACAACGAGGCACGCTGTAGCACTGGGAGAAACGTTTCGAATGCCAGAGGAACTGACGCGCCGCTGGTAGCGCCCTCCGCACTCGTCGCAGCCCCTGGCGTCCACGGTGCATTCAGCAGTGTCGCAGGCAACccgccgacagcggcgaggaAGCCACGCCGACGTAGGACACGCTGCTCGAACACGCAGCCCTCGTACAGCTCCGTCAACACCTTGCCGTGAAAGGATGGGAGAAACGTCACGAAGTacgcctgcgccaccgcgcagAAGGTGTCTGCCGCGGTATGTTGTACCCACTCTAAAATATTGTCCCATGTGTCCttgagaaaggaaaagataACGGCGAGGGTGAGCACCTTTTCTACCCGACCACCCACTCGGCTCACCTCCATcgtcctcggcagcgcgagGAACTGACCAGCAATGGCTTGGAGCATGGCGCAGCACGCTTGTCGGATGTAcgcgccaccgcgtgcgcTAAAGCCGCGAGCCGCCTCGAGAGTTGTCAGTATACCAGTGAACTGCAGTATGTGAGCCTCGTTCCACATGGACGGCGGGAGGTTTTGAATGAGTTCGGCGATAGCAAGGATGGCACCATGGCGTgtcgccaccgtcgtgtCCTCAACTCGTCTCAGTAGTTCCGGCAGCACTTCCTCGAGAATCGAAGCGGCAGGCTCATGGGTCGCAACGAGTCCCAGCGCGGTAGCGGCCATCTGGCGCACATAGCGGTCCCAGTGTAGCAGCTTCGTACCGACGAGCTCCCGCAGCATCCCATCCCGGTACGTGTCATACTGCGCGATCACCGGCGCCACTACCGTGTACGCGTGCCGCAGCGAGGCGAGTGAAAAGAAGTCTACCGTCGTCACCAGCTCAATGCCGTGCTCGAAGTTGCCGAGGCGACCGACACACTCCTGAAaggccgcagccgccgcgcgGCGCACGTTCACCTCGCGATCGAAAAGCGCCGTCACCACGAGCGCAACGCTCAGCTGGCGCACGTGGATGATGAGGTCCTCAGCGTCGTATGCGCGCGCCACGCACCAGCATGTGTAGCACGCGGCATCCCGCACGTGTGCCCCTACGCTGTAGGTGCCCCTGCTGAGATCGTACCCCAGGCCTTGGGCAACCAACGGCACCACCTttgccagcagcgctgtaTCCAcgaggctgcggcggcacagctcCGCGATTGTGAGGAGGCCACCGTGCCAGTGGACATCGCTGTGCGCATTTCTGAAGACCTCGAGCACCGCTTCCATGACCTCCTTGGCAAACGTAACGGGCAGCCGTTCGCAGACACGGCCGATGCCCTTGGCTGCGCTCCAGCGCACCACCGTGTCTTTGTGCCCAACGGCCTGGAGAAGAAGCCCAATCCCAGTCTCAAGGTTCTCCTCGCACCCATCCAGCCCGTAGTagttgtcgctgctgacgtcgTCCCTgtccactgcctcctcctgtTGCGCtttcagctccgccgcacCATCGGCAGTTGCAACGCCGAGGTTGGCAGTGAGGGAGGCAATGTGCCGGCTGTAGCGCCACTCGGCCCGGCGGCGCTTCAACATGCACAGCACCAGCCGCTGACCCACCTTCACCGCCGTCTTGCAGAGGAGGCTATCGTTAAGATGTTGCTCATAGACGGTCGCCACACACGTCAGCAAGCGCGGTGCAAAGCCGACGAGCTCCTCCCGTTTCCCCAGCTTCACAGCCTTCGCAATGGTAAGCAGCACGCCAGGCAGTAGGAAGGGCTGCGACAGAAGTGAGGCGAAGGTGCTCTGCGTGCCTTCGGCAAGAAAGGCCCACG harbors:
- a CDS encoding putative phosphatidylinositol 3-kinase, coding for MTSTSVALIASVLRQPRIGDDLQWVRYDAPFRTAQDYAAAEYLYRLRLCSLRLMSSFLSPSLPRTGSVSKVTHMLPHYPVQITAQLVYMDEPLSPVVESAAVYASAATPLPLSFPVDGNTDTHEEMEVIYTFADEWLIFPLELCDVPLDARCELHLWHTDTRIAVAAFHVYSVAGELCVGQRQLTLSPCGATPSNQQVWSTSTHASGLLDDFHRGMIPPIPWLDTLSIQQLEAVHARNGNAAIRRGSSQSAKDPGDTPAAILTLYLPAATTAVFFEPAVARVSDDMQILLQRGDTADNVCGVTQRPFPDQYTFFKEHNLCEAKAAITSKTQYLLTDSSAPPGPKERHQLASLLRRPPIQLDKGTGAIMAGAGAGGVGGGRLEETRLLWKYRHFICRDGKYFLPFMRCVDWANTHSSERRAACALIHQWARPAFADVLACLSFYFDHVAPVRQYAVRLLRKESDGRLCHLAFQLVQAVRYDSAEAELANFLVERAVGRWELCSTIYTLLSVEVALERRRGVSAVGKANDDRHGGAALFEPLLRRLAERLAQQCPHFETRLRQQHAMHRVLQLLSRQLQHSSLDRLGKTTLGNKLIAKQACGLRALFSSVHHGSSSRRSGNASFSSSLMAHSSAGVREEHSMGSTSTGDGNQEADANGCGDGSVVETSDMDSAADDELRSLRLPSLSLQPQGGASRSPQRQNGAQQQHRNRQASAVDVLDCYGVTTLATHPGIPITGLLHDSLYIFKSAKLPMQLTFTALRPAGLACSGERGSELPCGASPSPCVLTPLAMQPAPSQQRKGELQGMSSCCDGASTAAATAEQAGNFLGTGENETVPLAMMYKHDDDIRQDQLIVQLIRLMDDLLQRDGLQLYLTPYRVIATGPNEGLVEIVPRVTTFLSVQRDVLKYLRVYNSTAELLRQAMDRYTRSFAGYCVITFVLGIGDRHLENILITQDGRLLHIDFGYVLGNDPKPFPPPMKINREMVEVLGGPQSTGFTEFKLYCCSAYNTLRKHASLLLHILLLCAHTEGMPQVTGEGGDPRVNLLKVQEKLRLDLTNAQATQYLQNVIADSVGSLFTNLWDVLHAAAQATRG
- a CDS encoding putative tubulin folding cofactor D codes for the protein MSSPHVGEPMDMWADASDPAPVAMTPNADNVPDAEEEVAAAAGANTLDHNEDEEGCGLSFFEEEAECAALLAHAAELLPLANDRLLPSIGQEPNGVAAMLEERFAKIIGRYQDSPHLLHPYLEGLMKPLVDLLLRYLPNATEVWAREARSGVGGSPTTTVGAGQTLPSFAAAGAASATPPSAMTTQTLVVASALGQDLTMFDADAPKTPLHVVCKALCSVIKTAGEKCCTSHFPIDVGHYEDVFYTLQLWVADAARQREWEVRYCLLLWLSNLVLVPFSLALIDTNHAEEGGVSAATERLSLSDATLVTASRFLADASKCREAAALLIARLLTRPDSARHRGLFFSFATFILESTSHFASVGADRAAVVVPQGVPWAFLAEGTQSTFASLLSQPFLLPGVLLTIAKAVKLGKREELVGFAPRLLTCVATVYEQHLNDSLLCKTAVKVGQRLVLCMLKRRRAEWRYSRHIASLTANLGVATADGAAELKAQQEEAVDRDDVSSDNYYGLDGCEENLETGIGLLLQAVGHKDTVVRWSAAKGIGRVCERLPVTFAKEVMEAVLEVFRNAHSDVHWHGGLLTIAELCRRSLVDTALLAKVVPLVAQGLGYDLSRGTYSVGAHVRDAACYTCWCVARAYDAEDLIIHVRQLSVALVVTALFDREVNVRRAAAAAFQECVGRLGNFEHGIELVTTVDFFSLASLRHAYTVVAPVIAQYDTYRDGMLRELVGTKLLHWDRYVRQMAATALGLVATHEPAASILEEVLPELLRRVEDTTVATRHGAILAIAELIQNLPPSMWNEAHILQFTGILTTLEAARGFSARGGAYIRQACCAMLQAIAGQFLALPRTMEVSRVGGRVEKVLTLAVIFSFLKDTWDNILEWVQHTAADTFCAVAQAYFVTFLPSFHGKVLTELYEGCVFEQRVLRRRGFLAAVGGLPATLLNAPWTPGAATSAEGATSGASVPLAFETFLPVLQRASLLSPEDLKNPELADAHARRNAARSLARVVVRIDPAAPTVTPSWYTAVMEGTVLQALQDYATDKRGDVGSFVRLAVLEGLPSLLTYGLTAAAAVRLCTAATELRVLQGVVRCVLEKLDRVRAVAGGVLARLLLDKPCDNAFGAEGNGKDEGLSDYELSIKAEVSLLRAHLRHLVTRRGGEESGADGDRSELLAWHNTQQVISCIGPFVLTHCPVSLAHAAMEGLVVSAGDLSEHVRRTAAAALLSAFHGDHTTTADVSDALPQRLSACLMTVLVAHEHEERMLKPASRVLDLLINEGVFAVEQHRAVLEMLRKELKHFALNIMVLLAMVPLLTNVCRSPDVEVRRSAWTLALTMIASRYPKVRAKVATDLYASLLVLTSGAFAPAGLPLEGCRRAMEHLMLVQWDSNDATRTRAARNELYSMLEIDPPVARAANVGESASEDAQRGSMQPARDHRGAVAATYKSLVQETGY